From one Dysidea avara chromosome 9, odDysAvar1.4, whole genome shotgun sequence genomic stretch:
- the LOC136266709 gene encoding uncharacterized protein — protein MSGWFSLLVLAVIVTYSSLCSANECPQASLALANATQCQNYTTTVLTYDPTVNSQSAFDTAVQYVCGNANCFSLVRAWTNACRSPGNDPHPISTIGCTVNGAGQYCWSVLSGGVFPEVNNCNSSAVFTNIGCPDDCRTAFRSRMLYERVH, from the exons ATGTCGGGATGGTTTTCGCTCCTCGTGCTGGCCGTTATTGTGACTTATTCGTCACTGTGTTCTGCCAATGAATGTCCCCAGGCGTCTCTGGCCCTGGCGAACGCTACTCAATGTCAGAACTACACCACGACTGTCTTAACGTATGATCCGACAGTCAATTCACAGAGTGCCTTCGACACTGCAGTTCAGTACGTGTGTGGAAATGCTAACTGCTTCAGCCTCGTGAGAGCATGGACCAATGCTTGCAGATCTCCCGGT AATGACCCGCACCCCATAAGCACGATTGGTTGCACGGTGAATGGAGCAGGGCAGTACTGTTGGTCGGTACTATCTGGTGGTGTATTCCCTGAG GTGAATAACTGCAACTCATCAGCTGTTTTCACCAATATCGGTTGTCCAGATGATTGTAGAACG GCATTCAGGAGCAGGATGTTGTATGAGAGAGTACACTGA